A single Camelus bactrianus isolate YW-2024 breed Bactrian camel chromosome 1, ASM4877302v1, whole genome shotgun sequence DNA region contains:
- the LOC105077969 gene encoding olfactory receptor 5K1-like, translated as MTEDNHSLTTEFILTGFTDHPELKTLLFLVFLTIYLITMLGNLGLVALIFMESRLHTPMYIFLGNLALMDSCCSCAITPKMLENFFSKNRMISLYECMAQFYFLCLAETADCFLLASMAYDRFVAICNPLQYHIMMSKKLCIQMTTGAYLAGNLHSIIHIGLLFRLRFCGSHQINHFFCDVLPLYRLSYVDPYINELMIFIFSGSVQTFSITIVIISYLFILFTIFKMKSKEGKGKALSTCASYFLSVSIFYGSLLFVYIRPNSVNEDDKDIPVAIFYTLVIPLLNPFIYSLRNKEVINVMKKIRKIYTVFPTQAASSTEYSFCRKTAQVAEIMGSVNTTHSCWSFPSLVIFGLLYYTLFDFLLLPPF; from the exons ATGACAGAGGATAACCACTCCTTGACAACAGAGTTTATCCTCACAGGATTCACAGATCACCCAGAGCTGAAGACTCTTCTGTTTCTGGTGTTCCTTACCATCTATCTGATCACCATGTTGGGGAATCTTGGCCTGGTCGCATTGATATTTATGGAAAGTCGTCTTCACACACCAATGTATATCTTTCTCGGTAACCTTGCTCTGATGGATTCCTGCTGTTCCTGTGCCATTACTCCCAAGATGTTAGAGAACTTCTTTTCCAAGAACAGAATGATTTCTCTCTATGAATGCATGGCACAATTTTACTTTCTCTGCCTTGCTGAAACTGCAGATTGCTTTCTCCTGGCATCAATGGCCTATGATCGTTTTGTGGCTATATGTAACCCACTGCAGTACCACATTATGATGTCAAAGAAACTCTGCATTCAGATGACCACAGGGGCCTACTTAGCTGGAAACCTGCACTCCATAATTCACATAGGCCTTCTATTTAGGTTAAGGTTCTGTGGGTCTCATCAAATCAATCACTTTTTTTGTGATGTTCTTCCATTATACAGACTCTCCTATGTTGATCCTTATATCAATGAATTGATGATATTTATCTTTTCAGGATCTGTTCAAACCTTCTCTATTACTATAGTAATAATTTCTTACCTTTTCATCCTTTTcacaattttcaaaatgaaatccaaagagggaaaagggaaagccTTATCTACTTGTGCATCttactttctctctgtctcaATATTCTATGGTTCACTTCTCTTCGTGTACATTCGACCAAATTCAGTTAATGAAGATGATAAAGATATACCCGTTGCTATTTTTTATACTCTAGTGATTCCTTTATTGAACCCTTTTATTTATAGCCTAAGGAATAAGGAAGTAATAAATGttatgaaaaaaattaggaaga taTACACAGTGTTTCCAACACAAGCTGCATCTTCTACTGAGTACAGTTTCTGCAGGAAAACTGCTCAGGTGGCTGAAATCATGGGATCTGTTAACACCACTCATTCCTGTTGGAGCTTCCCATCATTAGTAATATTTGGGTTGCTTTACTATACCCTATTTGACTTTTTGCTTTTACCACCTTTTTGA